In one window of Paenarthrobacter nicotinovorans DNA:
- a CDS encoding sugar phosphate isomerase/epimerase family protein, with the protein MSYSLQLYTLRNAIQEDLPGTIRKVAEIGYTQVEPYNFVATASELGKALKENGLTAPSGHAPLLSQDQDEIFAAAKELGITTVIDPFLPAEHWQDAETIQGTAAKLNAAAKKGAEYGIRVGYHNHAWELQSTIEGTTALEYFEGLLDPELVLEVDTYWAAVGGQDPVELLARLGDRVKLIHIKDGPGNTDTKAQQPAGQGTIPVLDVIAAAKSLEVGVVEFDDYSGDIFQGITESLAFLNAESAGAKA; encoded by the coding sequence ATGTCTTACTCACTCCAGCTGTACACCCTCCGCAACGCCATCCAGGAGGACCTGCCTGGAACCATCAGGAAGGTCGCTGAGATCGGCTACACGCAGGTGGAGCCGTACAACTTCGTGGCCACAGCTTCGGAACTCGGCAAGGCTTTGAAGGAGAACGGCCTGACCGCTCCGTCCGGTCACGCCCCGCTCCTGTCACAGGACCAGGACGAAATTTTCGCTGCCGCCAAAGAGCTGGGCATCACCACCGTCATCGATCCGTTCCTCCCGGCTGAGCACTGGCAGGATGCGGAAACCATCCAGGGCACGGCAGCCAAGCTCAACGCCGCCGCGAAGAAGGGCGCCGAGTACGGTATCCGGGTTGGTTACCACAACCACGCCTGGGAGCTGCAGTCCACCATCGAAGGCACCACTGCGCTTGAATACTTCGAAGGACTGCTGGATCCGGAACTCGTCCTCGAGGTAGACACGTACTGGGCAGCCGTCGGAGGCCAGGACCCAGTGGAACTCCTGGCCCGTCTGGGTGATCGCGTGAAGCTCATCCATATCAAGGACGGCCCGGGCAACACAGACACCAAAGCCCAGCAGCCCGCCGGCCAGGGCACCATCCCCGTCCTGGACGTCATCGCCGCGGCGAAGTCCTTGGAAGTTGGCGTCGTTGAGTTCGACGACTACTCAGGCGACATCTTCCAGGGCATCACGGAGAGCCTCGCATTCCTCAACGCAGAATCGGCAGGGGCCAAGGCATGA
- a CDS encoding carbohydrate ABC transporter permease translates to MSSTTATSGLSRARRGVAPGGSGAGPGKRKSKLSAQTTRTFFWLLLPSVVLLVLIHGYPLIHAAVQATHDGDLLQTGNFVGGENFASVLSSPAFWKAAQFTLWFTIVGVFGSWLVGLGLALLLRTRIPAGNTFKVLLLLPWVVPIVVSSTAWNWLVATPDSLIPSIFRGLGLGTPLFLADPTLASITVMVFKVWVSFPFMMMMISAALASVDTTVYEAASMDGASKWQQFTQITLPLIARSTYISWILMTIFCVNDFPTIYLLTGGGPVSATTSLVVLAYRTVFQDFATGPGVAIAFLMTMTLVVISVILYRQIRKSSVE, encoded by the coding sequence ATGTCATCAACTACTGCAACATCGGGCCTGTCCCGGGCCCGACGGGGAGTGGCCCCCGGCGGCTCGGGGGCCGGCCCCGGCAAACGCAAGAGCAAACTCAGCGCGCAGACCACCCGTACTTTCTTCTGGCTGTTGCTGCCTTCGGTGGTGCTGCTGGTCCTGATCCACGGCTACCCGCTGATCCACGCCGCGGTACAGGCCACCCACGACGGCGACCTCCTCCAGACGGGCAACTTCGTGGGCGGCGAGAACTTCGCCAGCGTCCTGTCCTCCCCCGCGTTCTGGAAAGCTGCACAGTTCACGCTCTGGTTCACGATTGTCGGAGTCTTCGGCTCCTGGCTGGTAGGACTGGGCCTGGCCCTGCTGCTGCGGACCAGGATCCCCGCAGGCAATACCTTCAAGGTCCTCTTGCTCCTGCCGTGGGTCGTGCCGATCGTCGTCTCCTCCACCGCCTGGAACTGGTTGGTGGCCACCCCCGACAGCCTCATTCCGTCGATCTTCCGCGGGCTCGGACTGGGGACCCCGCTGTTCCTGGCCGACCCCACACTGGCATCCATCACCGTGATGGTGTTCAAGGTCTGGGTCTCTTTCCCCTTCATGATGATGATGATCTCCGCGGCACTGGCCTCGGTGGACACCACCGTCTACGAAGCAGCCAGCATGGACGGCGCCTCCAAGTGGCAGCAGTTCACGCAGATCACGCTCCCGCTGATCGCCCGCTCCACGTACATCTCGTGGATCCTCATGACGATCTTCTGCGTCAACGACTTCCCGACCATCTACCTGCTCACCGGCGGCGGTCCCGTCAGTGCCACCACCTCCTTGGTGGTCCTTGCCTACCGCACGGTCTTCCAGGACTTCGCCACCGGCCCCGGCGTCGCCATCGCCTTCCTGATGACCATGACCCTGGTGGTCATTTCCGTCATCCTGTACCGCCAGATCCGAAAGTCGAGCGTCGAATAA
- a CDS encoding sugar phosphate isomerase/epimerase family protein, which translates to MPRPYTLFTGQWADLPFEEVARLASGWGYDGLEIAVSGDHLDAWRWDEPGYVESKLAILDKYNLKVWAISNHLKGQAVCDDPIDFRHEAIVGSKVWGDGDPEGVRQRAAEEMKHTARLAKALGVDTVVGFTGSSIWQYVAMFPPVPEKVIEAGYQDFADRWNPILDVFDECGVRFAHEVHPSEIAYDYWTTVRTLEAIGHRPAFGLNWDPSHFMWQGIDPVSFIWDFKDRIYHVDCKDTKLRPTGRNTVMGSHLPWGDPRRGWDFVSAGRGDVPWESSFRALTAIGYDGPISVEWEDAGMDRLHGAPEALAALKKFDFPASQTSFDAAFSQD; encoded by the coding sequence ATGCCCCGCCCGTACACCCTGTTCACCGGCCAGTGGGCCGACCTCCCCTTCGAGGAAGTCGCGCGCCTTGCCTCGGGCTGGGGCTACGACGGCCTGGAAATCGCCGTCTCCGGAGACCACCTGGACGCCTGGCGCTGGGACGAACCCGGCTACGTCGAATCCAAACTCGCCATCCTGGACAAGTACAACCTCAAGGTCTGGGCCATCTCCAACCACCTCAAAGGCCAAGCCGTCTGCGATGACCCCATCGACTTCCGCCACGAGGCGATCGTTGGGTCCAAGGTGTGGGGCGACGGCGACCCCGAAGGCGTGCGCCAACGCGCTGCCGAAGAAATGAAGCACACCGCCCGCCTCGCAAAAGCGCTCGGCGTGGACACCGTCGTCGGGTTCACCGGCTCCTCCATCTGGCAATACGTCGCCATGTTCCCGCCTGTCCCCGAGAAAGTCATCGAGGCCGGCTACCAGGACTTCGCCGACCGCTGGAACCCCATCCTGGACGTCTTCGACGAATGCGGGGTCCGCTTCGCCCACGAAGTCCACCCGAGTGAGATCGCCTACGACTACTGGACCACCGTCCGGACCCTCGAAGCGATAGGCCACCGTCCAGCTTTCGGGCTGAACTGGGACCCGTCGCACTTCATGTGGCAGGGCATCGATCCCGTGTCCTTCATCTGGGACTTCAAGGACCGGATCTACCACGTGGACTGCAAGGACACCAAGCTCCGCCCCACCGGCCGGAACACCGTCATGGGCTCCCACTTGCCCTGGGGCGACCCGCGCCGCGGTTGGGACTTCGTCTCCGCCGGACGCGGCGACGTGCCCTGGGAATCGTCCTTCCGCGCCCTGACCGCAATCGGCTACGACGGACCCATCTCCGTGGAATGGGAAGACGCCGGCATGGACCGCCTCCACGGCGCCCCCGAAGCCCTCGCCGCGCTCAAGAAGTTCGACTTCCCCGCCTCCCAGACCAGCTTCGACGCCGCCTTCAGCCAGGACTAA
- a CDS encoding carbohydrate ABC transporter permease, translating into MSTVLHAHPESGPALGITDSGKTRRVLSEAGMRGRWWRFALILAITVIVLVPIMVTVVLAFTPGANSTATGFTFENLANVFNGTLAATWLQNSLVTTLSTVLVSVAVAAPAGYVLSRGRSKAVSGYSLLLFVMQSLPIITSVVPLFILFAAMGLVDNLLGITIIYVGSTMTVATWMMAAYFDSIPISLEEASWIDGCSVFGSFTKVVLRNSLPGILSTAIFAFLLAWNDYLVAIVFLRSNEIFTLPMGVQSFFQQNATDWTSVMALAVVMMLPPIIVFATLNKYFSVGGIGGSLAGR; encoded by the coding sequence ATGAGCACAGTACTTCACGCCCACCCCGAATCCGGTCCCGCCCTGGGTATCACCGACTCCGGAAAAACCCGCCGGGTGCTCTCGGAAGCCGGTATGCGCGGACGCTGGTGGAGGTTCGCCCTGATCCTGGCCATCACGGTGATCGTCCTGGTCCCCATCATGGTCACTGTGGTCCTGGCCTTCACTCCCGGAGCCAACAGCACCGCCACAGGCTTCACGTTCGAGAACCTGGCCAACGTGTTCAACGGGACGCTCGCCGCCACCTGGCTCCAGAACAGCCTGGTCACCACACTGTCCACTGTCCTGGTTTCGGTCGCGGTGGCCGCTCCCGCCGGCTACGTCCTCTCCCGCGGACGTTCCAAGGCAGTGTCCGGTTACTCACTGCTCCTGTTCGTCATGCAGTCCCTGCCGATCATCACCTCCGTGGTCCCCCTCTTCATCCTCTTCGCTGCCATGGGACTGGTGGACAACCTCCTGGGCATCACCATCATCTACGTCGGTTCCACCATGACCGTGGCTACCTGGATGATGGCCGCCTACTTCGACTCCATCCCCATCAGCCTCGAAGAAGCCTCCTGGATCGATGGCTGCTCAGTCTTCGGATCCTTCACCAAGGTGGTGCTCCGCAACTCGCTGCCGGGCATCCTCTCCACCGCGATCTTCGCCTTCCTGCTCGCCTGGAACGACTACCTGGTAGCCATCGTGTTCCTCCGTTCCAACGAGATCTTCACCCTGCCCATGGGTGTCCAATCCTTCTTCCAGCAAAACGCGACTGACTGGACATCCGTCATGGCCCTGGCCGTGGTCATGATGCTGCCGCCGATCATTGTTTTCGCCACCCTGAACAAGTACTTCAGCGTCGGCGGAATCGGCGGCTCCCTGGCCGGCCGCTGA
- a CDS encoding Gfo/Idh/MocA family protein translates to MSSPTDATQILGVGILGAGPVTQAIHLPSLARLDHILSVRHIMDVDPKVAESVAARVGATHSTSIDALLGDPDVDIVAICSPHQFHAEQVIAACHADKKAVLCEKPFAMNAEEAARISAVSAETGVPIIVGAMHTFDPGWLAARNNWGELPEKAHTIRSSIVLPPNSRFEDFATEIITRPAGGAPDYSDPEVIKGALRGGVMGLAIHDLPLIRRFTPDFKDIEVLEARHVRPFGYVISLRTPTRTIELRAAMNNTWKPEWSFEALSDDESLRIDFTPSYVQAGSAVATFSRGSQKTILGPFEHNGYEGEWRELAALAAGTKQPPSAQTLIDDLTFALDIAEATVATLDRRTVVQPAVSEGVHA, encoded by the coding sequence TTGTCCAGCCCTACAGACGCCACCCAAATCCTGGGTGTTGGCATCCTCGGCGCCGGCCCGGTCACCCAGGCCATCCACCTGCCATCCTTGGCGCGTTTGGACCACATCCTGTCTGTCCGCCACATCATGGATGTCGACCCCAAGGTGGCTGAGTCCGTTGCCGCCCGCGTTGGCGCCACCCACAGCACCAGCATCGACGCCCTTCTGGGTGACCCGGACGTGGACATCGTGGCCATCTGCAGCCCGCACCAATTCCACGCTGAGCAAGTCATCGCCGCATGCCACGCCGACAAGAAGGCTGTCCTCTGCGAGAAGCCCTTCGCCATGAACGCCGAAGAAGCTGCCCGCATCTCCGCCGTCAGCGCGGAAACCGGAGTACCGATCATCGTGGGCGCCATGCACACCTTCGATCCCGGCTGGCTCGCCGCCCGGAACAACTGGGGCGAACTTCCGGAGAAGGCACACACGATCCGTTCCTCCATCGTCCTCCCGCCCAACTCACGGTTTGAGGACTTTGCCACAGAGATCATCACCCGTCCCGCCGGCGGCGCCCCCGACTACTCGGACCCCGAGGTCATCAAAGGCGCACTCCGCGGTGGGGTCATGGGGCTCGCTATCCACGACCTCCCCTTGATCCGCAGGTTCACGCCGGACTTCAAGGACATCGAAGTGCTTGAAGCACGCCATGTCCGCCCGTTCGGCTACGTTATCTCCCTCCGGACCCCCACCCGGACCATTGAGCTCCGCGCAGCCATGAACAACACCTGGAAGCCCGAATGGAGCTTCGAAGCCCTGTCCGACGACGAGTCCCTCCGCATCGACTTCACCCCGTCGTACGTCCAGGCCGGCTCAGCGGTGGCAACGTTCTCCCGCGGGTCGCAGAAAACCATCCTTGGCCCCTTTGAGCACAACGGTTACGAAGGCGAATGGCGCGAACTCGCGGCCCTCGCCGCCGGCACCAAGCAGCCGCCGTCTGCCCAAACCCTGATTGACGACCTCACGTTCGCGTTGGACATCGCCGAGGCCACGGTGGCCACCCTTGATCGCCGGACGGTAGTACAGCCCGCAGTCTCCGAAGGAGTCCACGCATGA
- a CDS encoding Gfo/Idh/MocA family protein yields the protein MSFTPSTRKGPVGVAVIGAGNISKQYLDNLTTFPDVKVLVIADLFEEAAKARAEEYGIAEFGAPELALNHPDVEIIVNLTIPAAHVEVATAAVNAGKHVWTEKPFSLDRESGLGLLKAADAAGIRLGTAPDTFLGAGLQTARRIIERGDIGTPLTGMTTFQTPGPESWHPNPAFLFQHGAGPLFDMGPYYLTALIQTFGSVRKVAAVGSSAKATRVIGSGPKAGEEFAVEVPTHVSAMAQFEGGQSSHSVFSFESPRLRMGFVEITGTEATLSLPDPNYFDGELKLWRPGAEEPEIIAATGPANGRGLGVLDMARALRAGTPHRATGDLAYHVLDSMVSIAESVESGTFVDVTSNAPASAAVPEDWAPETATL from the coding sequence ATGAGCTTCACACCCTCAACCCGCAAGGGCCCCGTAGGCGTCGCCGTCATCGGCGCGGGCAACATCAGCAAGCAGTACCTGGATAACCTCACCACCTTCCCGGACGTCAAAGTCCTGGTGATCGCCGACCTGTTCGAAGAGGCAGCCAAGGCCCGCGCCGAGGAATACGGGATCGCCGAGTTTGGCGCGCCGGAGCTGGCACTGAACCATCCCGACGTCGAAATCATTGTGAACCTGACCATTCCTGCGGCGCACGTCGAGGTAGCCACCGCTGCCGTCAACGCGGGCAAGCACGTATGGACTGAGAAGCCGTTCTCGCTGGACCGTGAATCCGGTCTGGGCCTCCTCAAGGCCGCAGATGCAGCGGGGATCCGCCTCGGAACCGCACCGGACACGTTCCTGGGTGCCGGCCTGCAGACCGCGCGCCGCATCATTGAACGCGGTGACATCGGCACGCCGCTGACCGGCATGACCACGTTCCAGACCCCGGGTCCGGAATCCTGGCACCCGAACCCGGCCTTCCTGTTCCAACACGGCGCCGGCCCGCTGTTCGACATGGGTCCGTACTACCTCACGGCCCTGATCCAGACCTTCGGCTCCGTCCGCAAGGTGGCCGCCGTCGGCTCCTCCGCCAAGGCCACCCGCGTCATCGGTTCCGGACCCAAGGCCGGCGAGGAGTTCGCCGTCGAGGTTCCCACGCATGTGTCCGCGATGGCGCAGTTCGAAGGCGGACAGTCCAGCCACAGCGTGTTCTCCTTCGAGTCGCCGCGCCTCCGGATGGGCTTCGTGGAAATCACCGGCACTGAGGCGACCCTCTCACTGCCGGACCCGAACTATTTCGACGGCGAGCTGAAGCTCTGGCGTCCAGGCGCGGAAGAACCCGAGATCATCGCCGCAACCGGCCCCGCCAACGGCCGCGGCCTGGGTGTGCTGGACATGGCCCGGGCGCTTCGGGCCGGAACTCCGCACCGAGCCACCGGCGATCTGGCCTACCACGTGTTGGACAGCATGGTCTCGATCGCCGAGTCCGTGGAATCGGGCACGTTCGTGGATGTCACCAGCAACGCGCCGGCCTCGGCGGCAGTCCCTGAGGACTGGGCTCCCGAAACCGCCACACTCTAA
- a CDS encoding Gfo/Idh/MocA family protein, which produces MTLSNGTSDGTIRWGILGTGFIAGLQTQDLKENGFTVQAVGSRSAESSRSFAEKFGIATAHGSYEDLVADPLVDVVYIATPHPFHHANALLALNAGKHVLVEKSFTMNAREARDIVGLAESKGLVALEAMWTRFLPHMIRLREIIAAGTIGEVRKVVASHNQNLPKDPAHRLNNPALGGGALLDLGVYPVSFAFDILGTPASIRASAAMTATGVDRQTAAVFDYDGGAQAIVDCELDAASANRAMVIGTEGWIDVEHTWYNPVPFTVHAADNSVGERYEQPVNGRGMQFQAAELERLVREGSTAGTILPPDESVAIMAAMDEIRRQIGLSYDADAAPEGNHRD; this is translated from the coding sequence GTGACCCTAAGCAACGGTACTTCCGACGGAACCATCCGCTGGGGCATCCTCGGCACCGGATTCATAGCCGGGCTGCAAACGCAGGATTTGAAGGAGAACGGCTTCACTGTCCAGGCGGTGGGTTCGCGTTCGGCAGAGTCCAGCAGGTCCTTCGCGGAAAAATTCGGGATCGCCACCGCGCATGGCAGCTACGAAGACCTGGTGGCCGACCCCTTGGTTGACGTGGTCTACATCGCCACGCCGCACCCCTTCCACCACGCGAACGCCCTCTTGGCCTTGAACGCCGGCAAGCACGTGCTGGTGGAAAAGTCGTTCACCATGAATGCCCGTGAAGCCCGGGACATTGTAGGACTCGCGGAATCAAAGGGGCTCGTGGCGCTCGAAGCCATGTGGACCCGTTTCCTCCCGCACATGATCCGTCTCCGGGAAATCATCGCCGCAGGCACCATCGGAGAAGTCCGCAAGGTGGTGGCCAGCCACAACCAGAACCTCCCAAAGGACCCGGCACACCGCCTCAACAATCCCGCCCTAGGCGGCGGCGCACTGCTGGACCTGGGGGTCTACCCGGTCTCCTTCGCGTTCGACATCCTGGGCACGCCGGCCTCGATCAGGGCCAGCGCTGCCATGACTGCTACCGGCGTCGACCGCCAGACTGCGGCGGTTTTCGATTACGACGGCGGTGCGCAGGCGATCGTCGACTGCGAACTTGACGCAGCAAGCGCCAACCGGGCCATGGTGATCGGAACCGAAGGCTGGATCGACGTCGAACACACCTGGTACAACCCTGTCCCCTTCACCGTTCATGCGGCCGACAATTCCGTGGGTGAGCGCTACGAGCAGCCCGTGAACGGTCGCGGCATGCAGTTCCAGGCAGCTGAGCTGGAGCGCCTGGTCCGGGAAGGTTCCACCGCAGGCACCATCCTTCCGCCGGACGAGAGCGTTGCCATCATGGCTGCCATGGATGAGATCCGCCGCCAGATCGGGCTGAGCTACGACGCTGATGCCGCCCCGGAAGGAAACCACCGTGACTGA
- a CDS encoding TolB family protein: MIRTLQPGQRCEVRIASVTGHSETLYATDHILLEAPNWTMDGSALILNGDGKLWRLDASTAKLTQIPLSGIPDLNNDHVLAPDGTGIFLSANDGHIYRGLLKGGPATRITEDDGSFHFLHGVSPDGKELAYVGIKAGDFKQPGKLMTTASDGGAAARVDVGSGHCDGPEYSPDGQWIYLNTESFSTTPGHAQLARIRPDGSDFTQLLKSDTVDWFPHLSPDGRYASYIRFPGGTVGHPADLPVDVVLVSTRDWTTPLQAWPLYGGQGTLNVNSWSPDSARFAYVAYPLTDSAKD, from the coding sequence GTGATCCGCACCCTTCAACCCGGCCAGCGTTGCGAGGTGCGGATCGCGTCGGTCACGGGCCACAGCGAAACCCTCTACGCCACTGACCACATTCTCCTCGAAGCCCCGAACTGGACCATGGACGGTTCAGCCCTCATCCTGAACGGGGACGGGAAACTGTGGCGCCTTGACGCTTCCACTGCGAAACTGACCCAAATCCCGCTCAGTGGCATCCCCGACCTCAACAACGACCACGTCCTGGCGCCGGACGGCACCGGCATCTTCCTCTCCGCCAACGACGGCCATATCTACCGTGGACTGCTCAAGGGCGGCCCTGCCACCCGCATCACCGAGGACGACGGCTCCTTCCATTTCCTCCACGGCGTCAGCCCCGACGGCAAAGAACTCGCGTACGTCGGAATTAAGGCCGGCGACTTCAAGCAGCCCGGCAAGCTCATGACCACGGCGTCCGACGGCGGCGCTGCCGCCCGGGTCGACGTCGGTTCAGGCCACTGCGACGGGCCCGAATACTCGCCTGACGGGCAATGGATCTACCTGAACACGGAGTCGTTCTCAACAACACCGGGCCATGCCCAGCTTGCACGGATCAGACCGGACGGCAGCGACTTTACTCAGCTGCTGAAGTCCGACACCGTCGACTGGTTCCCCCACCTGTCCCCGGATGGCCGCTACGCCAGCTACATCCGGTTCCCCGGCGGTACCGTTGGACACCCCGCTGACTTGCCCGTCGACGTCGTGCTTGTTTCGACCAGGGACTGGACCACCCCACTCCAAGCATGGCCACTTTACGGTGGCCAAGGTACCCTCAACGTCAACAGCTGGTCGCCGGACTCCGCGCGCTTTGCGTATGTGGCGTACCCGCTCACTGACTCTGCAAAGGACTAA
- a CDS encoding ABC transporter substrate-binding protein — MNVQSAATRSFSRRNFLGLSAAAASVPLLAACGGGSATQGGGGGAGGTVKFWDMPWATPAYNESAKKIAEGFSGANNAKANYQIIQWNNFYQTFSSAIASKTGPAVSTGGGFQAFQFEQQGQIAYADKVIEKLKSNGQFDDFLPGVLDPFKSDKGYVAVPWQLDMRVFWYRKSLFEKAGVSLPTDWPSLLEAGKALKKVGAFGFATGAGSGNNYGNHSMIMMMVNNGGGVWNKDGELDLLNDRNVEAIEFVRELVSNGIVDPAAVSYTTDNMSAQWKDGKAGFGLFQVNVPQRVGDTSGDLLVADPITGPHGDKATIVFPNNIMMYKNTPSQEASEEFLVYYLGQLKELWKQKLMSALPVFKSITELPEFADDPNNVKIVKDWQPIAKTFAAQGSTLNANLAALDGGQALNQFSQSILTGQAADAKSALQAFQSGLESVLKK, encoded by the coding sequence ATGAATGTTCAGTCCGCAGCCACCCGGTCCTTCTCCCGCCGCAATTTCCTCGGCCTGTCCGCGGCGGCCGCTTCCGTGCCGCTGCTGGCAGCCTGCGGCGGAGGCTCGGCTACCCAGGGCGGAGGTGGCGGCGCCGGTGGAACGGTCAAGTTCTGGGACATGCCGTGGGCCACCCCCGCCTACAACGAATCCGCCAAGAAGATCGCAGAAGGCTTCTCCGGCGCGAACAACGCCAAGGCCAACTACCAGATCATCCAGTGGAACAACTTCTACCAGACGTTCTCCTCGGCCATCGCTTCCAAGACCGGCCCGGCCGTTTCCACCGGCGGCGGCTTCCAGGCCTTCCAGTTCGAGCAGCAGGGCCAGATCGCGTACGCCGACAAAGTCATTGAAAAGCTGAAGTCCAACGGTCAGTTCGATGACTTCCTGCCCGGCGTGCTGGACCCGTTCAAGTCCGACAAGGGATACGTCGCCGTGCCGTGGCAGTTGGACATGCGCGTGTTCTGGTACCGGAAGTCCCTGTTCGAGAAGGCGGGCGTGTCGCTGCCCACCGACTGGCCGTCACTGCTTGAAGCCGGCAAGGCGCTGAAGAAGGTCGGCGCGTTCGGCTTCGCCACGGGCGCCGGTTCGGGCAACAACTATGGCAACCACTCGATGATCATGATGATGGTCAACAACGGCGGCGGCGTCTGGAACAAGGACGGCGAGCTGGACCTCCTGAACGACCGCAACGTGGAAGCCATCGAATTCGTCCGCGAGCTTGTCTCCAACGGCATCGTGGATCCCGCAGCCGTCAGCTACACAACGGACAACATGTCAGCACAGTGGAAGGACGGCAAGGCCGGCTTCGGCCTGTTCCAGGTCAACGTGCCGCAACGCGTCGGCGACACCTCCGGAGACCTGCTGGTGGCCGACCCCATCACCGGTCCCCACGGTGACAAGGCAACCATCGTGTTCCCGAACAACATCATGATGTACAAGAACACCCCGTCGCAGGAAGCCTCGGAAGAGTTCCTTGTGTACTACCTGGGCCAGCTCAAGGAACTGTGGAAGCAGAAGCTCATGTCCGCACTGCCCGTCTTCAAGTCGATCACCGAGCTGCCCGAGTTTGCCGACGACCCCAACAACGTCAAGATCGTCAAGGACTGGCAGCCGATCGCCAAGACCTTCGCAGCCCAGGGCAGCACGCTCAACGCAAACCTCGCAGCCCTTGACGGCGGCCAGGCGCTGAACCAGTTCAGCCAGTCGATCCTTACCGGCCAGGCAGCTGATGCCAAGAGCGCCCTGCAGGCCTTCCAGTCCGGCCTCGAATCGGTCTTGAAGAAGTAG
- a CDS encoding Gfo/Idh/MocA family protein, which yields MSTPTHSSLPSDRRASREDKAPLGVAAIGYAFMGKAHSNAWRNVASFFDVPAFEQKVLVGRDATQVAEAAAKYGWAESATDWRSVIERDDIHIIDICAPGWMHAEIAIAALEAGKHVLVEKPLANTLGEAELMTAAAAKARQRGVQSMIGFNYRRVPALALARELIAEGRLGTVRHVRAAYLQDWLSDAQSPMTWRLRKETAGSGALGDIASHAIDQVLFLLGDAVTEVSGRLQTFVDRRPGTSDPASAMEDVTVDDAAWATLTLASGAIASVEVSRVATGQKNSLKLEIYGDKGTILFDLEALNELGFLDATVPVREQGFRRILVNEPVHPYLEAWWPQGHIIGWEHTFTHQIRDFLLAVRDGSQPSPSFEEGLNVQHILAAVEESAAAKSSLIQLHANPTEGA from the coding sequence ATGAGCACGCCCACACACTCGTCCCTGCCTTCCGACAGGCGGGCTTCCCGCGAGGATAAGGCCCCCCTGGGGGTTGCCGCCATTGGCTATGCCTTCATGGGGAAGGCCCATTCGAATGCGTGGCGGAATGTGGCCAGTTTCTTCGACGTCCCGGCCTTCGAGCAGAAAGTGCTCGTTGGCCGGGACGCCACCCAGGTAGCCGAGGCCGCTGCCAAGTACGGCTGGGCCGAATCCGCCACCGACTGGCGCTCCGTGATTGAACGCGATGACATCCACATCATCGATATCTGCGCCCCCGGCTGGATGCACGCGGAAATCGCCATCGCCGCCCTTGAAGCGGGCAAACATGTGTTGGTGGAGAAGCCGCTGGCCAACACATTGGGTGAGGCCGAACTGATGACCGCCGCTGCCGCGAAAGCCCGCCAACGCGGAGTGCAGTCCATGATCGGCTTCAACTACCGCCGCGTCCCCGCCCTTGCACTGGCCCGCGAACTCATCGCCGAGGGCCGCCTCGGCACCGTCCGCCACGTCCGTGCCGCCTACCTCCAAGACTGGCTCTCCGACGCGCAATCCCCCATGACCTGGCGCCTCCGTAAGGAAACCGCCGGTTCCGGCGCGCTCGGCGACATCGCTTCGCACGCGATTGACCAGGTCCTGTTCCTTCTGGGCGATGCCGTTACCGAGGTCTCCGGCCGCCTGCAGACGTTCGTGGACCGACGCCCCGGAACCTCTGATCCCGCAAGCGCCATGGAGGATGTCACGGTCGACGACGCCGCCTGGGCAACGCTGACGCTCGCCTCCGGAGCAATCGCCTCCGTTGAAGTCAGTCGGGTGGCCACGGGCCAGAAGAACTCCCTCAAGCTCGAAATCTACGGCGATAAAGGCACCATCCTGTTTGACCTCGAGGCACTGAACGAACTCGGCTTCCTGGACGCCACCGTCCCGGTCCGGGAGCAGGGCTTCCGACGGATCCTGGTCAACGAGCCCGTTCACCCCTACCTTGAAGCATGGTGGCCGCAAGGCCACATCATCGGCTGGGAACACACCTTCACCCACCAGATCCGGGACTTCCTCCTTGCCGTTCGCGACGGCAGCCAGCCATCGCCGTCGTTCGAAGAGGGCCTGAACGTCCAGCACATCCTCGCCGCCGTGGAAGAGTCCGCAGCCGCCAAAAGCTCACTGATCCAGTTGCACGCAAACCCTACCGAAGGAGCCTGA